The DNA window AAGCGACGGTTCCGACGGGAATACCGAGCAAAAGCCACTGGGCCACGCCGCCGGGCAGGTCGCGATCGGCCATCCCCACCCGCACCCGCGGCAACGCCGTGGCCGCCGCGACGCCGACCACGACCGGGGCCGCGGCCCAAAGGCCGAACGCCACACCTGAGCCCGGCTGTCGAAGTCCGACCGGAGCGCGGGTGAGGGCGGCCAGCGCGGCGGCGACGACGGCGTGCGGCGCCGGATGCCACCGCGACGGTAGTCGGGGCACCACCAGACTCCATGCGACGAGGCCGGCCGCCAGACCCAGAGCCCGAAACTTCTTGGTGAACACTAGTATTCGGGGCCGTCTTCGGACTGCGTCTTCTGCAGCGCAACGCGGATGCGCTGGGTGTCTTCGGGCGTCCAGCCGTCGGGCGGCGCGACGGCGGCCCAGCCGTCCAGCACAAAGTCGCCGTAGTTGTGGCCGTGCCCGCCCGGCACGGACCCGGCGTTGGTCATGTCAACCGCGACCTGCCAGAACGTGACGATCGGGTACCACCGCATCGTCGCCGTCCGGTCGCGGCCCGGCGGCTCCCTCAGCCAGTCAGGCCTGCTGAAAATCAGATCCGCCGACCACCAGACCACCGGATCCGACGGGTGCTGCATGAACAGCACCCGGGTGCCATCCCACGGTGGCGCCGCATCGGAGGCGATCTGGTGGGCGTTGGTGGCTTCTGAGAACCGGACCGTTCGGCCGTTGTCGTAGCGTGGCCTGACCTCCGGGGTTCCGGGGTCGCGGCGTTCGGTGATGGCGCGCCATAGCGGGCTCGCGTTCGGCGGACCCACCCACAGCACAGAGGAGAACCCCATTTCGGAGATGTCGGGCAACCACGCGAACGCGCCCTGGCCGGCCATCGAACCGAGGCTCTCGCCGTAGAGCACCAGCTTCGGCCGCCGATCCGGCGGCAGCTTCGCCCACCGTTCGTGGATGGCGTTGATCATCATCCGGCCCGATTCCATGGATTTCTGCTGATCGCCGAGGAACGAGATCCAGCTCGGCAGATACGAATACTGCGAGCCGACGAGTGCGGTGTCGCCGTTGTACATCATTTCCAGCGACCGGGCCGCCACGGGGTTGATCCACCCGGTGCCGGTGGTCGGCACGATCACCAGCAGCTTGCGCTCGAACGCTCCGGTCCGCTCGAGCTCACTGAGCAGCACCGCCATCCGCTGTTCGTCGGTGTCGGCGGTCTGCAGGCCGACGTAGGCACGGATGGGCTCCTTGGCGGGCCTGCCGTTGAGCCGCGTCAGTTCCCCAGCGTCCGGGCCGGTGGCCACGAAGTTACGGCCCTGGTATCCGAGCGTGTCCCAGGCTGCGAAAGACTCTGGGCTGCCCGACTTTTCGGGTTCCAGCGGCTGGACGATCCCGGGCCTGGTGGTGGAGTTCTGAGGTTGGAACACCCGGTTTGCGCCGGCCAGGAAGCCACGGACTGCGACGCCGTTGACCAGCGTGATCACCAGCACCACGACGATGGCGGTGCCGATGAACAGAGCCACCTCGTCGTTCAATCGCCAACGCCGGATGAAGAACCGCGCCATCGTCTTGATGAGGTCGATCAGAATCCGGGCAGCGCCAACGCATGCGCCGCCGGCAAGCACCGCGATGATCAGCGTGCGCAGGTATCCGAGCGTGGTGGGTCCTTCGATACCGACCACCGCCGACACCTGGCGCTGCCACGCCGCGGCCGGAACCAGCATCAGCACGCTCGCGGCGATGGCCGCCACCACCGTCACGGTCTTGAGTGCGTATTGCACCCGCTTCGGCGGCGGCCACCCCCTGCGCCTGCGAATCACGAAGCGCCGGAACAACCTCCAACCGAATACGCCGATGCCATAGCCGATGGCCGCATTCAAACCACCGATGAGCCCTTGAAACAACCAGTCTCGCGGCAGCAGCGACGGCGTCAGCGAGAGGCAGAAGAACAGCGCGCCGAATGCGATCCCGACGAAGTCGAGACGGACCAGGCTCCACGCCCAGACATAAAAGGGGTGTCGTTCGCTGGTCTGCGCAATCACCCGAACAACCCGGGAAGCACGCCCTCCGACGTGCTTCGCAGGTCCTCCAGACTTGCCGTGAACAGGCCCTGCACCTCGACTGCGGCATCCCCGGATTGCGGGCCCGGGTCGACGACCCCGATGCGGGTAGCGGGTAGTCCGCGCGCTTCGCACATGCCCACGAACCGGCTCTCCTCAGTCCGGGGCACCGCCACCAGAACCCGGCCCGTCGATTCCGAGAACAACGTGACAAAGGGGTTCGAACCCTCGGGAATGACGATGCGGCAACCGGTTTCGCCGGTCAGCGCAGCCTCGACGACGGCCTGGATGAGACCGCCCTCGGACAGATCGTGGGCGGCCGACACGAGTCCGTCACGCGATGCCGCCGACAACACGTCGGCGAGGAGTTTCTCGCGGTCCAGATCGACCGTTGGTGGCAGACCGCCCAAATGGTCGCCGGTGACCTGCGCCCAGATCGAACCGTCGAACTCGTCGCGGGTGTCTCCCAGAAGAATCAGGGTTTCGCCGGGTTCGGTACCAAGCCCGGTCGGAATACGGCGCTTCACGTCGTCGATAACACCGAGCACACCGACGACCGGAGTCGGCAGAATCGGTGTGGTACCGGTCTGGTTGTAGAAGCTGACGTTGCCGCCGGTCACCGGAATGCCAAGGGCCGCACAACCATCGGCGAGGCCGCGGACCGCCTGGCTGAACTGCCACATGACGCCGGGGTCTTCGGGCGAACCGAAGTTGAGGCAGTTGGTGACCGCGACCGGCGTGGCGCCGGTGACGGCGACGTTGCGGTACGCCTCGGCGAGCGCGAGTTGCGCTCCGGTGTACGGGTCGAGCGCCGTGTAGCGGCCCGACGCGTCGGTCGAGATCGCAATCCCCCGGCCGGTCGTCTCGTCGATGCGCAGCACTCCACCGTCGGCGTTTTCGGCCAGGACCGTGTTGCCGCGGACATAGCGGTCGTACTGCTCGGTGATGTACGCCCGGCTGCACAGGTGCGGACTGCCGACCATGGCAAACAGAGTGGCGCGCAGCTCCTCACCGGTTGAGGGCCGTGGCAGTTTCGCCGACGTGTCGGCGTTCAGCGCGTCCTGGCTGTCGGGGCGCTCAACAGGGCGCTCGTAGATGGGACCTTCGTGTGCGACAGTGCGCGGCGGCACGTCGACGACGGTCTCACCGTGCCAGGTGATCTCGAGGCGGTCCCCGTCGGTGACCTCACCGATGACGGTGGCCAGCACGTCCCACTTGCGGCAGACGGCCATGAACGCGTCGACGTTGTCCGGTGTCACGACCGCGCACATGCGCTCCTGGGACTCACTGGACAAGATTTCCGCGGGCGTCATGTTGGCGGCGCGCAGCGGGACGGTCTCCAGCTCGATCCGCATACCGCCGTCACCCGCTGAAGCGAGTTCCGATGTGGCACAGGATAATCCCGCACCACCGAGGTCCTGGATGCCGACCACGAGATCCTGTGCATACAGCTCGAGGCAGCACTCGATGAGGACCTTCTCCATGAATGGGTCCCCCACCTGCACCGAGGGCAGCTTCTTGCGCCCGGGGGCGCCGCTCTCGTCGCCACCGAAGGTGTCCGACGCCAGCACGGACACGCCGCCGATGCCGTCGAGGCCGGTGCGCGCACCGAACAGGATGATCTTGTTGCCCGTACCGGATGCGAACGCCAGGTGCAGATCCTCCTTGCGCAGGACACCCACGCAGAGCGCGTTGACCAACGGGTTGCCCGCGTAGGACGCGTCGAACACGGTCTCACCGCCGATGTTCGGCAGGCCAAGCGAGTTGCCGTATCCACCGACGCCGCGGACCACGCCGTCGACGACGCGGCGGGTGTCGGATGCGTCGGCCGCACCGAACCGAAGCTGGT is part of the Mycolicibacterium tusciae JS617 genome and encodes:
- a CDS encoding alpha/beta hydrolase, with product MIAQTSERHPFYVWAWSLVRLDFVGIAFGALFFCLSLTPSLLPRDWLFQGLIGGLNAAIGYGIGVFGWRLFRRFVIRRRRGWPPPKRVQYALKTVTVVAAIAASVLMLVPAAAWQRQVSAVVGIEGPTTLGYLRTLIIAVLAGGACVGAARILIDLIKTMARFFIRRWRLNDEVALFIGTAIVVVLVITLVNGVAVRGFLAGANRVFQPQNSTTRPGIVQPLEPEKSGSPESFAAWDTLGYQGRNFVATGPDAGELTRLNGRPAKEPIRAYVGLQTADTDEQRMAVLLSELERTGAFERKLLVIVPTTGTGWINPVAARSLEMMYNGDTALVGSQYSYLPSWISFLGDQQKSMESGRMMINAIHERWAKLPPDRRPKLVLYGESLGSMAGQGAFAWLPDISEMGFSSVLWVGPPNASPLWRAITERRDPGTPEVRPRYDNGRTVRFSEATNAHQIASDAAPPWDGTRVLFMQHPSDPVVWWSADLIFSRPDWLREPPGRDRTATMRWYPIVTFWQVAVDMTNAGSVPGGHGHNYGDFVLDGWAAVAPPDGWTPEDTQRIRVALQKTQSEDGPEY
- a CDS encoding CPBP family intramembrane glutamic endopeptidase, with amino-acid sequence MFTKKFRALGLAAGLVAWSLVVPRLPSRWHPAPHAVVAAALAALTRAPVGLRQPGSGVAFGLWAAAPVVVGVAAATALPRVRVGMADRDLPGGVAQWLLLGIPVGTVASEEAAFRGALGTVAADAFGPAGGRLVQATAFGLSHIADARATGEPIVPTVLVTGLAGWAFGWLYARSGSLIAPMLAHLAINEAGAVAALAVQYSRARAVSL
- the purL gene encoding phosphoribosylformylglycinamidine synthase subunit PurL gives rise to the protein MTSELTHGLNVVDTVDHATATPDQPQPHRELGLKDDEYQRIREILGRRPTDAELAMYSVMWSEHCSYKSSKVHLRYFGETTTEAMREGLLAGIGENAGVVDVGDGWAATFKVESHNHPSYIEPYQGAATGVGGIVRDIMAMGARPVAVMDQLRFGAADASDTRRVVDGVVRGVGGYGNSLGLPNIGGETVFDASYAGNPLVNALCVGVLRKEDLHLAFASGTGNKIILFGARTGLDGIGGVSVLASDTFGGDESGAPGRKKLPSVQVGDPFMEKVLIECCLELYAQDLVVGIQDLGGAGLSCATSELASAGDGGMRIELETVPLRAANMTPAEILSSESQERMCAVVTPDNVDAFMAVCRKWDVLATVIGEVTDGDRLEITWHGETVVDVPPRTVAHEGPIYERPVERPDSQDALNADTSAKLPRPSTGEELRATLFAMVGSPHLCSRAYITEQYDRYVRGNTVLAENADGGVLRIDETTGRGIAISTDASGRYTALDPYTGAQLALAEAYRNVAVTGATPVAVTNCLNFGSPEDPGVMWQFSQAVRGLADGCAALGIPVTGGNVSFYNQTGTTPILPTPVVGVLGVIDDVKRRIPTGLGTEPGETLILLGDTRDEFDGSIWAQVTGDHLGGLPPTVDLDREKLLADVLSAASRDGLVSAAHDLSEGGLIQAVVEAALTGETGCRIVIPEGSNPFVTLFSESTGRVLVAVPRTEESRFVGMCEARGLPATRIGVVDPGPQSGDAAVEVQGLFTASLEDLRSTSEGVLPGLFG